From Syntrophus gentianae, one genomic window encodes:
- a CDS encoding sulfurtransferase, translating into MGKMKYPVYESEAPGFLDVLQSYAEKILLSPAELAGRLDDAVVVDASDTKDFSELHIPGAFNIPVFWDYRSLEADSGLEFMRQVILGKMLACGIDGSRQIVFTEQLPSAGFGRSCRAFYMAEHAGFPLESMRVLNGGNFQWRQMGFPLAQGEAGSTAALDIPHNTGVDRSRFLKMSEALAALDRGAKFLDVRNALEFLGVAAAPYVIREGNPPREVVLEPGRIPGAIGLPWTDVFERQGAGAGSFKSRSELRDLFRSAGLSPGDEIVVYCFKGARSSAVLLSLHLAGFDSAKMYFAGWNEWSRGESLPKERGMPGQDQLAGSFAKDILNEV; encoded by the coding sequence ATGGGGAAGATGAAATATCCGGTATACGAATCGGAGGCGCCGGGCTTCCTGGACGTTTTGCAGAGTTATGCGGAGAAGATCCTTCTGTCGCCTGCCGAGCTTGCCGGAAGGTTGGACGACGCGGTTGTCGTGGATGCTTCGGACACCAAAGATTTCAGTGAGCTGCACATTCCAGGGGCTTTCAATATACCCGTCTTCTGGGACTATCGCTCCCTTGAGGCGGATAGTGGGCTGGAGTTTATGCGCCAGGTGATCCTGGGAAAAATGCTCGCTTGCGGCATCGACGGAAGCCGTCAAATCGTCTTTACCGAACAATTGCCGTCTGCGGGATTTGGCCGGTCCTGCCGTGCCTTTTATATGGCCGAGCATGCAGGATTCCCCCTCGAAAGCATGCGTGTTCTCAATGGCGGAAATTTCCAGTGGAGGCAAATGGGCTTCCCACTGGCACAGGGAGAGGCCGGTTCAACCGCGGCCCTTGACATTCCTCACAATACCGGCGTCGACAGGAGCCGGTTTCTGAAGATGAGCGAAGCGCTTGCAGCTCTAGATCGGGGGGCAAAATTTCTCGATGTTCGAAATGCGCTGGAATTTTTAGGCGTAGCCGCCGCGCCCTACGTGATCCGGGAGGGGAATCCGCCGCGGGAGGTCGTCCTGGAACCGGGCAGAATCCCCGGCGCCATCGGTCTCCCCTGGACCGATGTCTTCGAGCGACAGGGCGCTGGAGCAGGGTCCTTTAAATCGCGATCCGAACTGCGGGACCTATTCAGGTCAGCGGGACTCTCGCCCGGGGATGAGATTGTCGTTTACTGCTTCAAAGGAGCCCGTTCGAGTGCGGTGCTTCTGTCGCTGCACCTGGCCGGATTTGATTCGGCGAAGATGTACTTCGCCGGCTGGAACGAGTGGTCACGGGGGGAATCTCTCCCCAAAGAAAGGGGAATGCCCGGACAGGATCAACTCGCCGGAAGTTTTGCAAAAGATATCCTGAATGAGGTATAA
- a CDS encoding sensor histidine kinase, with protein MDTYFAPAEKAKGEELTAEIEMVCHNPVLEGLLCSVSGLLAVLNEHRQLVAFNDTFMQMLGIHDAQQAFGLRLGEALECIHAHDEPAGCGTTKFCPTCGAAIAIVSSLTQDRPVERMCALSANRDGQSVDIALLVRSYPIRIAGKIFLLIFLQDISRQQQRAALERAFFHDVNNMLSALVWASELLVQDNPSVLAQNIYEASLRLHSEVAIQRCLSQGDSSSYQPVRRPVNLKQILGELYSFFASHPAANKKKIEFPEDDPNISINTDLSLLLHVLFNMVINALEATGEAGTVKIWCEHKGGQMSFNVWNAEGIPQEISHRIFQRNFSTKEQAGRGIGTFSMKLFGEKILGGRVTFSTSQEEGTVFTFSLPFEEFSSPL; from the coding sequence ATGGATACCTATTTTGCTCCTGCCGAGAAAGCAAAGGGCGAGGAGCTGACCGCAGAAATTGAAATGGTGTGCCATAATCCTGTCCTGGAAGGATTGCTCTGTTCCGTGAGCGGCCTGCTCGCCGTTTTGAATGAACATCGTCAATTGGTGGCATTCAACGATACCTTCATGCAGATGCTGGGGATTCATGATGCGCAGCAGGCCTTTGGCCTGCGTCTCGGCGAAGCATTGGAGTGCATCCATGCCCATGATGAACCCGCAGGATGCGGCACCACGAAATTCTGCCCCACATGCGGCGCTGCCATTGCCATCGTGTCAAGCCTGACTCAGGACAGGCCCGTTGAGAGAATGTGCGCCCTGTCAGCAAACAGGGACGGCCAGAGTGTAGATATTGCCCTGCTTGTCCGATCATACCCGATCAGAATCGCGGGGAAAATTTTTCTTTTGATCTTCCTTCAGGACATTTCCCGGCAGCAGCAAAGGGCCGCGCTGGAAAGGGCTTTCTTCCATGACGTCAACAATATGTTGTCCGCCCTGGTATGGGCGAGTGAACTTCTCGTTCAAGACAATCCCTCGGTCCTTGCGCAGAATATTTATGAGGCATCCTTACGCCTGCACTCCGAGGTTGCCATTCAGCGCTGCCTGTCGCAAGGGGATTCTTCCTCCTATCAGCCCGTGAGGCGTCCGGTTAACCTGAAGCAGATCCTTGGGGAACTTTATTCTTTTTTCGCCAGCCATCCGGCCGCAAATAAGAAAAAAATAGAATTTCCTGAAGATGATCCGAATATTTCAATCAACACGGATCTCTCGCTGTTACTTCACGTGCTGTTCAATATGGTGATCAATGCCTTGGAAGCCACAGGAGAAGCAGGCACGGTGAAAATCTGGTGTGAGCATAAAGGCGGCCAGATGTCTTTTAACGTGTGGAACGCAGAAGGCATCCCCCAGGAAATATCCCATAGAATTTTTCAACGGAATTTCAGCACGAAGGAACAAGCCGGAAGAGGAATCGGCACCTTTTCCATGAAACTCTTCGGAGAGAAGATTCTGGGCGGTCGGGTGACTTTTTCGACATCTCAGGAAGAAGGCACGGTGTTTACCTTTTCCCTCCCCTTTGAAGAATTTTCCTCCCCGCTGTAA